The DNA window AGCCCGGGTCACACGTCGCACGTGCGGCGGCGTTCATGCTCTTCGGGCAGATCGAACCCGGTCACGCCTGCCCTGTGTCGATGACTCATGCGGTGATCCCCTCACTCGAACTGCAGCCCGACGTCGCCGCACTCTGGGTACCCAAGGCGCTGTCCAGTGAGTACTCACCGGAACTGAGCGCGGACAAGCCGTCGGCGATCTTCGGGATGTCGATGACCGAGAAGCAGGGCGGCTCCGACGTGCGGGCCAACACCACCGTCGCACGACCCGCAGGTGCCGGTGGACCCGGGACCGAATACCTGCTCACCGGCCACAAGTGGTTCTGCTCGGCACCCATGTCCGACGCGTTCCTGGTGCTCGCGCAGGCCGAGGGCCCTGGCGGCGAGGGACTTTCGTGCTTCCTGCTACCGCGGGTCCTGCCCGACGGCACCCACAATGTATTCCGCATCCAGCGACTCAAGGACAAGCTGGGCAACAAGTCCAACGCGTCGAGTGAGATCGAACTCGACGGCACCGTGGCCTACATGGTCGGCGAACCGGGGCGCGGCGTGCGGACCATCATCGAGATGGTCGCCCAGACCCGCCTGGACTGCGTTCTCGGCAGCGCGGCGGGTATGCGGCAGTCCGTCGCCGAAGCGGTGTGGCATGCCCGTCATCGCAACGCTTTTGGCGCTCGCCTCGTCGATCAGCCGGCCATGACCGCCGTACTCGCCGACCTCGCACTGGAATCCGAGGCAGCCACCGTCACCGCGATGCGGCTGGCCCGCGCCCACGACGAAGACGCCGACGACTCCGAGCGCGCCTTCCGACGACTGGCCACCGCCGTCGCCAAGTACTGGATCTGCAAACGCGGACCGCATCACGCCTACGAGTCGCTGGAATGCCTGGGCGGCAACGGATACACCGAGGACTTCCCGCTGGCCATGCGCTACCGCGAACAGCCGGTGATGGCGGTCTGGGAGGGCTCCGGCAACGTCATCGCGCTCGACGTCCTACGCGCGATGACGCGCGAACCGGAATCGGTGGCCGCGTTCGACGCGGAGGTGTCCAAAGCCCGGGGTAGCCACCCGGTGCTCGACGCCCACCTCGACCGGCTGCGCGTCGACCTCGGTGAACTGGCCCGCCTCGATGCCGCGGGCGCACAACGACGAGCGCGCAGCGTCGTCGAGGGGATGGCATTGGCTCTGGAAGCCTCACTGCTCGTGCAGTATTCACCGACTCCGGTAGCCGAGGCATTTGTGGGTGCACGGCTCGGCGCGGACCGCGGTTTCGAATACGGCACCCTGCCGGGCGGCGCTGATCTCGGTGCGATCCTGGATCGGCACTAGTCGCACACCGTCATCGTCTGCTGGTTGAGCCGGGACCGCGAGGAACGAGCGGCCCCGCGTCGAAACCACTGGCGACCCGCGAACTGGCGAGTGGATTCGTCAGCGCAGGCGATACCCCATGCCACGCACGGTTTCCAGACGCTGGGCGCCGATCTTGGTGCGCAGCGCGCGAACGTAGACGTCGACGACGTTGGAGGCCGGGTCGAAGTCGTACCCCCAGACGTGTCCGAGGATCTGCTCGCGGGAGAGCACCTGGTCGGGGTGGCGGAGGAATACCTCGAGCAGCGCGAACTCACGGGCGGTGAGATCGATCGTGTCCGAACCGACCTGCACGCGTCGCGACCGCAGATCCAGCCGCAGATCGCCTGTCGCCAACGAGGTCTCGGAGCCGGCGGCGGGTGCGTCGTGGTGGAGTCGCAGCCTGACCCGGGCGAGGAGCTCAGCGAACTGAAACGGCTTGGTCATGTAGTCGTTGGCACCGCCCTCGAGTCCGGCGACCGTATCGGTGACGCTGTCGCGGGCGGTCAGCACCACCACCGGGGTGGACACCCCCTCGCCGCGCAGTTGCTGCAGGACACTGAATCCGTCCATCGCGGGCAGTCCGATGTCGAGGAGGATCATGTCGATCTCGGGGCTGCGGCCCATCAGCAGGGCGGTCTCCCCGTCGGCGACGTGCTCCACGGTGTAGCCGGCCGCGCGCAAACCCTTCCCGACGAACGACGCGATCTGGACGTCGTCCTCGGCAATCAGGATGCGGCTCATGGGATCTCCTTGGTGACAGGCCGGGTGATGGGCCGGGTATCGGCGGGCGCGGTGGAGTACTCGGTGGCGGTGCCGACCGGGACGTCGAGCCCGAACGTCGCCCCCTGGCCGTAGATGCTGCGGACCCAGGCGGTTCCGTGGTGGCCGTCGGCGATCGCCCGGACGATCGCGAGGCCGAGCCCGGCACCCGAGCGGCGGGTGGTGGCGGTGCGGTCGGCGGGACCGCCGCCGCGCTGGAAGCGTTCGAAGATGGTGGCGGCATCCTCGGGCCGCACGCCCGGCCCCTCGTCGGTGATCCACAACGACAGATAGCAGGTGCCGGCGTCCTCGACGTAGCGGGAGCCCAGACGGATGGTGGACCCGTCCTCGGTGTGGGCCACCGCATTTGACGCGAGCTGCAGGATGGCCTGGGTGACGCGTTCCGGGTCCAGGACGGCGTGACCCTCGGCGACCTCCATCAGCAGCCAGCGCCGGTCCCCGAGTGCCTGCACCTTGGATTCGATGTCGAGTACCAGCGCGGCGACATCGACCGAGCGACCCACCACGAAGTCGGGTTGCTCGGCCTTGGCCAGCATCAGCAGATCGCTGACGATGCGCCCCATCCGGACCAGCTCGCTGTCCACCAGGGCAAGCGTTTTCGCACGCTCCTCCGGGTCGTCGGGTAACAGTTCGAGATGTCCGCGGACCACCGTGATCGGCGTGCGCAACTCGTGCCCGGCGTCGTCGACGAACTGTCGCTGGGTGGTGTAGGCGCTCTCGATGCGGTCCAGCATCTCGTTGAAGGTTTCCGCCAGTGCCCCGATCTCGTCGCGGCCGTGCACGGGAACCCGTGTGGTGAGGTCACTTTCGCCGATGTCGGCGGCCACGGTACGGACCGTGCGTACCGGTGCGAGGATGCGACCGGCCACCAGGTACGCGATCCCGGTGGTCAGCATCAGGCCACCGAGACCCACCATGGTGATGGTGAAGATGGTGCGGTCCACCAGATCTCGGGCGGGCTGGGTGAACACGGCCACCACGAACGTGCCGGCGGCACCGCCGAGGTTGTCGATCGTCAGTCGTCCCCACCGGATGGCACCCGCGCCGGAATCGAGGACCCCGCCGGTCGCGGTGCCGCGGACCATCACGTCAAGGAGCGCGGGGTCGTCAGTGATGAGACGCAGCCGGCCGTCACTGGGACCTTCGATGATCCGGCCGCCGATGACGCCGAACATGACCTCGCCCAGCGCCGGCGACTGTCGGGACAGATAGACCTCCAGCATGCGTTCCACCGTGGTGAACGGGCGGGTCGTGGTGGGGTCGACACCTTCGGCGGCGAACCGACGCAGTTCGGCCACCTCCTGCTCGACGTCGTTGTTGGCGCGGACGTCGGCGTCGCGCAGCGACAGGTTGCGGGCGGTGACGAGGACCACCACGAGCAGCAGCAGCGTGGTGAGCATGATCCACGCGGTGATCTTCCACCGCGCCGACACCGTGATGCCCCGCCGACGAGCGCGGGGCATCACGGGGTCAGTCGTCGTCATCGTCGGAATCGTCGCCGTTCAGATCGTCGTCGTCATCGGGGTGGTCGTCGTCAAGGTGATCGTCTGAATCGTCGTCGGTGGTGTCGTCGTCGTGATCATCATCGACCCCGCCCCGGGGATGCGGAGCGATCTGGCCGTCGTCGTCATCGAAGCGGTCGTCGGGTCGTCGTCGAACTCCCGGGTGGGTGCGGCCGGCAGCGGTTGCGGAGGTGGTGCGGGCGCAGGTGTGGACGGCTCGACGGTCATCACCACCGGTTCTGGATCGACCTCCGGGTCCGGTGAGCGCACGACGAAGAAGACCAACGTGAAGACCGCGGCTGCGGCGCCGACGGCGGTCAGCAGGGCGAGGGTGCGTGAGGAGTTCATACCGACAACCATCGGATGCTCCCGTGAGGCACCGATGAGACCAAGATGAAGGTTTCTTCACCTTGGCTGTCGTCACAACACGACCCCGGGATTCAGCAGACCCTCGGGGTCGAGTGCGTGTTTGATGAGCGCGGTCAGTTCCATCACGTCGGGTCCCACCTGGTCGGGCAGCCACGCCTTCTTGAGCCGGCCGACGCCGTGCTCGCCGGTGATGGTGCCGCCCAACGAGATCGCCAGATCCATGACCTGCCCGAAGGCGCGTTGTGCGCGGTCACGCTCATCGGCGTCGGCGGGGTCGAAGACGATCAGCGGATGAGTGTTGCCGTCACCGGCGTGCGCGATCACCGCGATCATCACCCGATTGTCGGCGGCGATCGATTCCACCCCGTCGATCAGCGTCGGCAGCGCGGGCAGCGGCACACCCACATCCTCGAGCAGCAGCGATCCGAGCTTCTCCACCGCCGGGATCGCGGCGCGACGCGCGGCGGTGAACGCCTCCCCCTCGGCCGCGTCCTCGGTGGCGAAAACCTCGGTGGCGCCGTTGCTTTCGAAGGCCTTCTGGATCAACTCCACCTCGGCGACCCCGGCCGGGCCGGGCGCATCGGACTGGGCGACGAGCAGCGCCCCGGCCTCCCGGTCGAGCCCCATGCGCAGCAAGTCCTCGACCGCGTTGATGGACGGACGATCCATGAATTCGAGCATCGCCGGACGGATCTCGGCGGTCACCGCCAGCACCGCCTCGCTGGCGTCGTGCACGGAGGCGAAGGTGCCGACCACGGTGCAGGCGGGTGCCTGCGGCGGCAGGAGCCGCAAGGTGACCTCGGTGATGATGCCGAGCAGTCCCTCGCTGCCGACGAACAGTTTGGTCAGCGGCAGCCCGGCGGAGTCCTTGAGTTGTTTGCCGCCCACCCGCACGGCCCGGCCGTCGGCGAGCACGACCTCGAGGCCGAGCACGTAGTCGGTGGTCACCCCGTACTTGACGCAGCACAGCCCGCCGGCGTTGGTGGCGACGTTGCCGCCGATGGAGCAGATCTCGAACGACGACGGGTCCGGCGGGTACCACAGTC is part of the Gordonia bronchialis DSM 43247 genome and encodes:
- a CDS encoding response regulator transcription factor; the protein is MSRILIAEDDVQIASFVGKGLRAAGYTVEHVADGETALLMGRSPEIDMILLDIGLPAMDGFSVLQQLRGEGVSTPVVVLTARDSVTDTVAGLEGGANDYMTKPFQFAELLARVRLRLHHDAPAAGSETSLATGDLRLDLRSRRVQVGSDTIDLTAREFALLEVFLRHPDQVLSREQILGHVWGYDFDPASNVVDVYVRALRTKIGAQRLETVRGMGYRLR
- a CDS encoding acyl-CoA dehydrogenase family protein, coding for MTQSTTVHPQPHLTHEVLNQSQPRVDVNEYELNTVLQEAVSRHDAGWADAELREIGALVGSEQFQHDAKLANTITPTLHTFDRWGRRIDEVEYHPSYHRIISAAISHGAHTRCWADPQPGSHVARAAAFMLFGQIEPGHACPVSMTHAVIPSLELQPDVAALWVPKALSSEYSPELSADKPSAIFGMSMTEKQGGSDVRANTTVARPAGAGGPGTEYLLTGHKWFCSAPMSDAFLVLAQAEGPGGEGLSCFLLPRVLPDGTHNVFRIQRLKDKLGNKSNASSEIELDGTVAYMVGEPGRGVRTIIEMVAQTRLDCVLGSAAGMRQSVAEAVWHARHRNAFGARLVDQPAMTAVLADLALESEAATVTAMRLARAHDEDADDSERAFRRLATAVAKYWICKRGPHHAYESLECLGGNGYTEDFPLAMRYREQPVMAVWEGSGNVIALDVLRAMTREPESVAAFDAEVSKARGSHPVLDAHLDRLRVDLGELARLDAAGAQRRARSVVEGMALALEASLLVQYSPTPVAEAFVGARLGADRGFEYGTLPGGADLGAILDRH
- a CDS encoding FAD-binding oxidoreductase; this encodes MSGTDLTGLMSELPDGMVVTDPDILAGYRQDRANDPDAGTPLALIRPTTTVEVQTAVRWCAENKTPIITRGAGTSLSGGATAVDGAVMISTEKMRELVIDTATRTAVTQPGLFNSEVKAAAAANGLWYPPDPSSFEICSIGGNVATNAGGLCCVKYGVTTDYVLGLEVVLADGRAVRVGGKQLKDSAGLPLTKLFVGSEGLLGIITEVTLRLLPPQAPACTVVGTFASVHDASEAVLAVTAEIRPAMLEFMDRPSINAVEDLLRMGLDREAGALLVAQSDAPGPAGVAEVELIQKAFESNGATEVFATEDAAEGEAFTAARRAAIPAVEKLGSLLLEDVGVPLPALPTLIDGVESIAADNRVMIAVIAHAGDGNTHPLIVFDPADADERDRAQRAFGQVMDLAISLGGTITGEHGVGRLKKAWLPDQVGPDVMELTALIKHALDPEGLLNPGVVL
- a CDS encoding sensor histidine kinase, giving the protein MTTTDPVMPRARRRGITVSARWKITAWIMLTTLLLLVVVLVTARNLSLRDADVRANNDVEQEVAELRRFAAEGVDPTTTRPFTTVERMLEVYLSRQSPALGEVMFGVIGGRIIEGPSDGRLRLITDDPALLDVMVRGTATGGVLDSGAGAIRWGRLTIDNLGGAAGTFVVAVFTQPARDLVDRTIFTITMVGLGGLMLTTGIAYLVAGRILAPVRTVRTVAADIGESDLTTRVPVHGRDEIGALAETFNEMLDRIESAYTTQRQFVDDAGHELRTPITVVRGHLELLPDDPEERAKTLALVDSELVRMGRIVSDLLMLAKAEQPDFVVGRSVDVAALVLDIESKVQALGDRRWLLMEVAEGHAVLDPERVTQAILQLASNAVAHTEDGSTIRLGSRYVEDAGTCYLSLWITDEGPGVRPEDAATIFERFQRGGGPADRTATTRRSGAGLGLAIVRAIADGHHGTAWVRSIYGQGATFGLDVPVGTATEYSTAPADTRPITRPVTKEIP